The genomic DNA TCTTCGCCACAAAAACTGACCGGAGTGTGGTGGGCATGGCACCGCGCGATCAACTGTTCCAAAAAGCTGAGAACGCTTACGTTTAGCGTGTCATAGCGCCGCCGCACCCGTTCGTTTTCGCGATCGGCCGCAAAGAAGAACTGCTTCAGGTCGTTGCCACCGATTGAGATGAAATCGACCTCCCGAAAAAAGATGTCCGGTGCAAACGCGAGGCTTGGCGTTTCAAGCATCGCACCAATCTTTACGTCCGTCGGCAGCGGGTGGCCCAGAATGCGTTCCCGCGCCATCGCCTTTTCGAATTCTGCGCGGGCAGATCGGAATTCTTCAAGCTGGGCAACAAACGGGAACATCACCGTCAGGGGCCGCCCGTTTGCAGCACGTATCAGCGCCTGCAATTGCATCCGCAACACGCCGGGCTTTTCAAGGCCCACGCGGATCGCCCGCCACCCCATCGCGGGATTAGGTTCATCGTTGGGTTTCATATAGGGCAGCACTTTGTCAGACCCGATATCAAGCGTGCGAAACGCCACCCGTTTACCCTTCGCGGCGTCCATCACTTGTGCGTAAAGCGCAGATAATTCGCCCCGTCTTGGCATTTGGCTGCGGATCAAAAATTGTAGTTCGGTGCGAAACAGCCCCACACCTTCCGCGCCGGAGCCTTCCAATGATGGCAAATCGGCCATCAAACCTGCGTTCATGTGCAGGGCCGTGACGGTTCCACATTTTGACTGCGCGGGCAGTTCGCGAATGCCCGCATACCGCGCCTGTGCTTCGGTTTGCATGGCCATTTTGTCACGAAACGCAGCCTGCACCGTGTCGTCGGGGCGCAAATGTGCAATTCCCTGTTCGCCGTCCACCAAGATCGGATCACCGTTCAACGCCTCAGCAGTGATACCTGTCGCTTGGATCACCAGCGGGATCGCCCACGCCCGTGCAACGATCGCCGCGTGGCTCCCAACAGACCCTTCTTCCAGCACGATACCTTTGAGCTTCTTGCCATATTCCAATAATTCACCTGGCCCGATATTGCGCGCCACCAGCACAGGGTTTGCGGGCACTTCCGCACCGGTATTGCTCCCCTGCCCTGTCAATATCCGCAGCAGACGGTTCGACAAATCATCAAGATCGTGCAGGCGGTCACGCAGATAGCTGTCGGCAGATTGCATCCGCGTGCGCGCAAGTGATTGTTCCTTTTCGACAGCGGCCTCTGCGGACAGGCCTTGGGCGATATCCGCCTCCATCCGTTTCATCCAACCGCGTGAATTGGCGAACATCCGATAGGCTTCAAGCACCTGTTTTTGGTCTTTGTTGACAGTCTTCGTTTGCGTCAACATCTCATCGACCGAAACGCGCAACGTGTCCACGGCCTCGCGCAGTCGTGCCAGTTCAGCATCGGGATCGTCCGCGACCACGTTGGTGACGACGACGCGCGGTTCATGCAGATACACATTGCCGCCTGCAGCACCTTCTTGGCCAACCAATCCTTTGAACATAACGGGTTCTTGGTGGCGTGCCCGCAGCGCAGCGCCTTCACCGACAAACACGCCCAGTTCATTCATTTCGGCTAATACCATGGCGACGACTTCGAGGGCGTAAACCTCATCTGCGGTGAATTCGCGCGGGACCCGGCTTTGGACGACCAAAACCCCCATCGTTTCGCCAAGGCGCTGCACGGGAATACCGCAGAAACTGGAATATCGTTCCTCGCCCGTTTCAGGCATATATCGGAATCCGCGTGCTGCGGGTGCGGCTGCGGTGTTCACAACGCGGCGCGTTTTGGCCACACGGCCAACCAAACCTTCACCCAGTCGCATCCGCGTTTGGTGCACAGCCTCTTGCTGCAAACCTTCTGTGGCGCAGAGTTCAAGCGTGTCAGCATCGCGAAAAAGGTATATCGAACAAACCTCTGCGCGCATTGAATTCGCGATAAGTCGCACGATTTCATCCAATCGCGCCTGCCCTGCTTCACCACTGGCCATAACGTCACGCAGACGGACCAACAATTTACGGCTTTCTGTCTCAAAACCTTGTGGCATGTGATCTCCTGCACCCCTAAGAAATGAGACTACAGGTCCTCGCAAGGCGTCGCAATGGCGATTTGCACGCACAGGTTGCAAATCCCAATTTCCGCTTACCGGAGCAATGAGCTTGATCTAGGCGCTCACACCTTAAGGTCGTATGTCACCCACTGAGTCGCCTGCGCAACTTTGTCATAAAGTCCACGCGCCCGTGCATTGTCCGCCGCCGTGATCCATCGTACGACGCTATGACCCTGCTCTGCCGCGCGGACTTTTATTGCATCAATCAAGGCATCAGCGGCACCCGATCCGCGGGCCGCTCGCGCAACAAACAGATCATCCAGAAACAACCCCGACGCAGCCGCCAAGGGTCGCGCAAACGGTCGGTAATGTGCAAAACCGATCAGAGAACTGTTGTTTTCGACGACTAATCCGTTCACTTCGTGGGAGGGATCAGTCAACCAACCCCAAACCGTCGCCCGCATTTCGGACGTCTGCTGAACCTTGTAAAACTGTGCATACGCGTCATACAACGCGTCCCATGCGGAACGATCATCCGGTTCTAGCGCGCGAATAATCACGCCACTTTATCCAGCTCGAACGCATCGTGCAGCGCTTGCACCGCCAGTTCCATGTACTTGCGATCAATGAGTACAGACACTTTGATCTCGGACGTGGTGATGACCTTGATGTTCACACCTTCGTCGCGCAAAACAGAAAACATTTTTGCCGCCACACCCGCGTGGCTCCGCATCCCGATGCCCACAATGGACACTTTGGCAACGTCGGTGTCAGCCACCAGATCATGGAAATTAATCTCACCGGATGCCTTGGCATCTTCCATCGCTATTTGTGCGCGTTTCACCTGATCGGTCGGGCACGAAAACGTCATATCTGTGCGGCCTTCTTCGGATATGTTCTGCACGATCATATCAACGTTCACGCCCGCCTCAGACAGTGGCACAAAGATCGCGGCGGCAATTCCAGGGCGGTCAGCCACCGAAATCAGCGTCATTTTTGCCTCGTCACGGCTGAACGCAACACCGGCTACCACATTGGATTCCATAATTTCTTCCTCCGCACAGACGAGCGTTCCTGCATCGTCAGATTGTTCTTCAAATGATGATAGCACACGCAGGCGCACTTTATATCGCATTGCCAATTCCACAGATCGCGTCTGCAAAACCTTGGCACCGAGCGACGCCAGTTCAAGCATTTCTTCATAGGCGATTTTGTCGAGCTTTCGCGCCTTGGACGTCACCCTTGGGTCCGTCGTGTAGACGCCATCGACGTCGGTATAGATGTCGCAACGCACAGCCTCGAACGCCGCCGCAAACGCCACCGCAGTCGTATCCGACCCGCCGCGCCCCAGCGTGGTGATGCGGCCCTCGGGGCTCACGCCTTGGAACCCCGCGACAATCGCGACTTTCATACCTTCACCGAACTTTGCCATAATATTGTCGGTCGGGATTTCTTCGATGCGGGCAGAACTATGTGCCGATGTCGTCATTACTGGCACTTGCCAGCCCTGCCAACTGCGCGCGGGCACGTCCATTTCCTGCAACCTCAGCGCCATCAAACCCGCCGTCACATTTTCGCCGGAACTAACAATCGCATCGTATTCCCGCGCATCATGCAAAGGCGACGTTTCGTTCACATAACCAACCAGCTTATTGGTCTCACCCGACATCGCCGACACGATCACGATCACGTCGTAGCCTTTGGCGACTTCCACGCCCACGCGCTTAGCCGCGCGTTTGATACGGTCGATCGTGGCAACGCTCGTGCCGCCGAATTTCATCACCAGAACTGGCATATTCTGTCCCCAAGGTCGTGCATAAATTAAGTCCGCGTTGTCATAGGACGCGCGGCTGCGCGACGCAAGGTCAGGCGCGCAACACGGCCCCAGGGTTCATGATGCCGCGCGGGTCCAGCGCGTCTTTGATTGCGCGCATCATCGCCAGTTTCGCAGGGTCAGCGTAGGTCTCAAGATCACTGACCTTTAGCCGCCCGATGCCATGTTCCGCGCTCACCGATCCGTCGAATGAATGTGCCAGATCATGCACGGCTGTCTTGATCGCATCACGCTGGTCTTGGTGGTCCGCACGGTTGCGCCCCTGCGTTGGAAAGACATTGTAATGCAAGTTTCCGTCCCCCAAATGGCCAAAACAATTGATCCGGAAATCACCAATTTCAGCAAGGATCGCAGGGGCCTTCGCGATGAATTCGGGAACACAGGAGATCGGTACCGAAATATCATGCGACGAAACCGACCCGATGCGCCTGTTGCCCTCGGGGATCATCTCCCGAATATTCCAAAGGTCCCGCGCTTGGCTGCCCGACTGCGCAATGACCCCGTCCAAAATCAGACCCGCAGCGCCCTCAAACAGATCCTCCAACGCACCCTGCGCCGACTGGCCAGTCGGCAAGCCAATCTTCATCAGGACCGACCATTCAGGTGCCTCTTTGAAAGGCGCTTTATACTCCAACCCCGTCTCATTAAGGAAATCGAACCCTTGGCGGTGGATCAATTCGAACGCCGTGACGGTCTCACCTAACCGCTCACCTGCCAAAGACAACAACGACACGGCGGCAGCGGGGGATTGCACCACAAACATCGCCGTTGCTTCGTTCGCCGGACGTGGCATCATTCGCAACGATGCCCCAGTCATCACGCCCAAAGTCCCCTCAGATCCGATCATCAGATCGCGCAGATCATAGCCTGTGTTGTCTTTGCGCAAACGACTCATTCCGTTCCAGATCGTCCCATCCGCCATCACGACCTCAAGGCCCAAACACTGCGCACGTGCATTGCCGTAGCGAATTACATTTAGGCCCCCCGCGTTGGTCGCCAACAGCCCACCGATCCGCGCCGACCCTTCAGACGCCAGCGAAAGGGGAAACAACCGCCCCACATTCGCAGCCGCTGTTTGAACATCTGCCAAGATTATACCAGCATCAACTTCAATCACATTTTCATCCGGGTAAACTGCCCGAACCTTGTTCATGCGCGCCAACGACAAAATCACAGGGACGGGCCCGTCCGCTACGGTTTGCCCACCCACCAATCCCGTGCCACCGGAATAGGGCACGACAGCTATGTGGTGCTCAAAACAGGCAGCCATCAACGTCGCGACCTCGTCAACAGACGCAGGTGACACCACTACGCCTTGTCCAGACCAGCGTCCGCGCGGTTCAACCAAAAATCCCGTGGGGTCAGCCAAAAACGCCACCGCAGGCAGCACATCCCGCAACTTTCCTACGAATACATCATCCACGGAATTC from Octadecabacter antarcticus 307 includes the following:
- a CDS encoding FAD-binding oxidoreductase, translated to MALNSVDDVFVGKLRDVLPAVAFLADPTGFLVEPRGRWSGQGVVVSPASVDEVATLMAACFEHHIAVVPYSGGTGLVGGQTVADGPVPVILSLARMNKVRAVYPDENVIEVDAGIILADVQTAAANVGRLFPLSLASEGSARIGGLLATNAGGLNVIRYGNARAQCLGLEVVMADGTIWNGMSRLRKDNTGYDLRDLMIGSEGTLGVMTGASLRMMPRPANEATAMFVVQSPAAAVSLLSLAGERLGETVTAFELIHRQGFDFLNETGLEYKAPFKEAPEWSVLMKIGLPTGQSAQGALEDLFEGAAGLILDGVIAQSGSQARDLWNIREMIPEGNRRIGSVSSHDISVPISCVPEFIAKAPAILAEIGDFRINCFGHLGDGNLHYNVFPTQGRNRADHQDQRDAIKTAVHDLAHSFDGSVSAEHGIGRLKVSDLETYADPAKLAMMRAIKDALDPRGIMNPGAVLRA
- the ptsP gene encoding phosphoenolpyruvate--protein phosphotransferase, encoding MPQGFETESRKLLVRLRDVMASGEAGQARLDEIVRLIANSMRAEVCSIYLFRDADTLELCATEGLQQEAVHQTRMRLGEGLVGRVAKTRRVVNTAAAPAARGFRYMPETGEERYSSFCGIPVQRLGETMGVLVVQSRVPREFTADEVYALEVVAMVLAEMNELGVFVGEGAALRARHQEPVMFKGLVGQEGAAGGNVYLHEPRVVVTNVVADDPDAELARLREAVDTLRVSVDEMLTQTKTVNKDQKQVLEAYRMFANSRGWMKRMEADIAQGLSAEAAVEKEQSLARTRMQSADSYLRDRLHDLDDLSNRLLRILTGQGSNTGAEVPANPVLVARNIGPGELLEYGKKLKGIVLEEGSVGSHAAIVARAWAIPLVIQATGITAEALNGDPILVDGEQGIAHLRPDDTVQAAFRDKMAMQTEAQARYAGIRELPAQSKCGTVTALHMNAGLMADLPSLEGSGAEGVGLFRTELQFLIRSQMPRRGELSALYAQVMDAAKGKRVAFRTLDIGSDKVLPYMKPNDEPNPAMGWRAIRVGLEKPGVLRMQLQALIRAANGRPLTVMFPFVAQLEEFRSARAEFEKAMARERILGHPLPTDVKIGAMLETPSLAFAPDIFFREVDFISIGGNDLKQFFFAADRENERVRRRYDTLNVSVLSFLEQLIARCHAHHTPVSFCGEDAGRPVEAVAFAAMGLRNLSMRPASIGPVKHMLRRLNLDDARGVIHEARERGDQSVRGAINDFLRQQA
- a CDS encoding aspartate kinase, with the translated sequence MPVLVMKFGGTSVATIDRIKRAAKRVGVEVAKGYDVIVIVSAMSGETNKLVGYVNETSPLHDAREYDAIVSSGENVTAGLMALRLQEMDVPARSWQGWQVPVMTTSAHSSARIEEIPTDNIMAKFGEGMKVAIVAGFQGVSPEGRITTLGRGGSDTTAVAFAAAFEAVRCDIYTDVDGVYTTDPRVTSKARKLDKIAYEEMLELASLGAKVLQTRSVELAMRYKVRLRVLSSFEEQSDDAGTLVCAEEEIMESNVVAGVAFSRDEAKMTLISVADRPGIAAAIFVPLSEAGVNVDMIVQNISEEGRTDMTFSCPTDQVKRAQIAMEDAKASGEINFHDLVADTDVAKVSIVGIGMRSHAGVAAKMFSVLRDEGVNIKVITTSEIKVSVLIDRKYMELAVQALHDAFELDKVA
- a CDS encoding GNAT family N-acetyltransferase, encoding MIIRALEPDDRSAWDALYDAYAQFYKVQQTSEMRATVWGWLTDPSHEVNGLVVENNSSLIGFAHYRPFARPLAAASGLFLDDLFVARAARGSGAADALIDAIKVRAAEQGHSVVRWITAADNARARGLYDKVAQATQWVTYDLKV